A portion of the Adhaeribacter radiodurans genome contains these proteins:
- a CDS encoding RNA polymerase sigma factor yields the protein MQTISHPVMIADWQQQLVANREKTLTKIYARAYPMVLHYVKQQGGTPDDAQDLLQEAIILFYEKIMLEELTLTALVTTYIMGVCKNLWRRELEKRQRQEALVIEKTDLADDIPAETGSSTLELVNYVEQLGQKCRDMLLAFYYFGQSIPAIAKQHQYRTVHSASVQKFKCLERLRKSLAAFTIQHFR from the coding sequence ATGCAGACGATATCCCACCCCGTAATGATTGCCGATTGGCAACAACAGCTAGTAGCTAACCGGGAAAAAACGCTTACTAAAATTTACGCCCGGGCTTACCCCATGGTACTGCATTATGTAAAACAACAAGGCGGCACCCCCGACGACGCACAGGATTTGCTGCAAGAGGCTATAATTCTTTTTTACGAAAAAATAATGCTGGAAGAACTTACTCTAACGGCCTTGGTAACTACTTATATAATGGGCGTTTGCAAAAACCTGTGGCGTCGTGAATTAGAAAAACGCCAGCGGCAGGAAGCGTTAGTAATAGAAAAAACGGACCTAGCAGATGATATACCCGCCGAAACAGGCTCATCTACGTTGGAATTAGTAAATTATGTGGAGCAACTTGGCCAAAAGTGCCGGGATATGTTACTGGCTTTTTATTACTTTGGTCAATCTATACCGGCCATAGCCAAACAGCATCAATATCGCACGGTACACAGTGCCAGCGTGCAAAAATTTAAATGTTTGGAACGCCTTCGAAAATCACTGGCAGCATTTACCATTCAGCACTTTAGGTAA